Proteins from one Peromyscus eremicus unplaced genomic scaffold, PerEre_H2_v1 PerEre#2#chr22_unloc_1, whole genome shotgun sequence genomic window:
- the LOC131900711 gene encoding zinc finger protein OZF-like has product MKETFLNLTFIEKGLEENVEEDYKDLCRNLGTQVVEKDCGYECDSHCDEIQEPISENKDMPSAIRICESQANVRNIIGHSSSHVCPRDQTRVKQPEYMEAVAKAFKHEKHWKYIIHSESLQVLETSTEKSHKNQQCNEACRSLTSDKPQERTQTKDKFRVRVLKRYKYGQKDKGIHTGVKPFVCKHCKEAFMDSSDLIKHQKSHIGDKNYICKLCGKTFKYASCFEKHKVSHRGEKLYACKYCGKGFTRSYGRNVHESIHTGEKLYTCEHCGKSFTSLTYFKIHERIHTGEKPYTCKYCDKPFAILSSRNAHERVHTAGKAYICKHCGKAFTSSSWRSVHEKGHTGEKPYALSIVEKPSLDLVLVTVMKEFTLGRNPLFVKHVGKCSFSLIILPAMSEFTQEKNRMHVSFVEKPLPVPGGVRLMKEVTI; this is encoded by the exons ATGAAAGAGACGTTTTTAAACCTGACCTTCATAG AGAAAGGACTAGAAGAAAATGTTGAAGAGGACTACAAAGATCTCTGCAGAAATCTGGG AACTCAGGTGGTTGAGAAAGACTGTGGGTATGAGTGTGATAGTCATTGTGATGAAATCCAGGAAccaatttcagaaaataaagacaTGCCTTCTGCAATAAGAATTTGTGAAAGCCAAGCAAATGTAAGAAACATCATTGGTCATTCATCCTCACATGTGTGTCCAAGAGACCAAACTAGAGTGAAACAGCCTGAATATATGGAAGCTGTGGCAAAGGCTTTCAAACATGAGAAACACTGGAAATATATCATTCATTCTGAGTCACTTCAGGTACTTGAAACTTCTacagagaaatcccataaaaaccaaCAATGTAATGAAGCCTGTAGGAGTCTCACTTCTGATAAGCCTCAAGAGAGAACTCAAACCAAAGATAAGTTCCGTGTGCGAGTCTTAAAGAGATACAAATATGGCCAGAAAGATAAAGGGATCCATACAGGAGTCAAACCATTTGTGTGTAAGCATTGCAAAGAAGCTTTCATGGATTCCAGTGACCTCATCAAACACCAAAAAAGTCATATTGGAGACAAAAATTACATTTGTAAGCTCTgtgggaaaacatttaaatatgctTCATGTTTTGAGAAACATAAAGTAAGTCACAGAGGAGAGAAGCTTTATGCATGTAAGTATTGTGGGAAAGGCTTTACCCGCTCCTATGGTCGTAACGTCCATGAAAgtattcacactggagagaagcttTATACCTGTGAGCATTGTGGAAAAAGCTTCACCAGTCtcacttattttaaaattcacgaaagaattcacactggagaaaaaccttacacaTGTAAATATTGTGATAAACCCTTTGCCATTCTGAGTTCTCGTAATGCTCATGAAAGAGTTCACACTGCTGGGAAGGCTTATATATGTAAGCATTGTGGAAAAGCCTTCACCAGTTCTAGTTGGCGAAGTGTTCATGAAAAGggtcacactggagagaagccttatgCACTAAGTATTGTGGAAAAACCTTCTTTGGATCTAGTTCTCGTAActgtcatgaaagaattcacactGGGGAGAAATCCTTTGTTTGTAAAACATGTGGGAAAatgttccttctctctcatcaTCTTACCAGCCATGAGCGAATTCACACAGGAGAAAAACCGTATGCATGTGAGCTTTGTGGAAAAACCTTTACCAGTTCCAGGTGGCGTAAGACTCATGAAAGAAGTCACAATTTAA